Below is a window of Demequina muriae DNA.
ACCCTGGCCCTCGTCAAGGCCCTCATGGAGCAGCACGCGGGCGAGGTGCGAACCGCGGTCCTCTACGCGAAGTCGCGGTCGATCATCGATCCGGACTACGTGTGGAAGCGCACGGATCAGTGGATCACCTTCCCGTGGTCGGCGCTGCCGCCGGTGACACCGGGCGCGGCTCACCCGGAGCTCGGATGACCATTCGCGTCGCGCTGGTCGACGATCAGCAGCTCATCCGCGCGGGCTTCCGCATGGTCGTCGATTCGCAGCCCGACCTCGAGGTGGTGGCGCAGGCGGGCGACGGCGAGACCGCCGTGGCCACGCTCACCTCCCTCGACCCGCCCGCCGACGTGGTGCTCATGGACATCCGCATGCCCGGCATGGACGGCATCGAGGCGTGCCGGGCCATCGCCGATGCGCTGTGCACTCGCGTGATCATCCTCACCACCTTCGACGTCGACGAGTACGTGGTCGCCGCGATCAAGGCCGGTGCGAGCGGGTTCCTCCTCAAGGACGCGCCACCGGAGGACCTGCTGGCCGCGATCCGCACCGTCCACGCCGGTGACGCGGTCATCGCTCCCTCGTCCACCCGCAGGCTGCTGGCCACCATCGCATCGGCCGTCCCGACGCCCGGCGACGCTGCGGCGCTGCCAGAGCTGACGGACCGCGAGCGCGAGGTGCTGGTGCTGATGGCGCGCGGTCGCTCCAACGGTGAGATCTGCGCGGAGCTGTTCCTCGCCGAGCCCACGGTGAAGACGCACGTGGGGCGGGTGCTGGCGAAGCTCGGCGCGCGCGACCGTGTCCAGGCCGTCGTGATGGCATACGAGGCAGGGCTGGTGCACCCTCACTCCTGACCCCACGGGTCATACCCAGGTATCGCCCACATCGACACCAGGGACCGATGTGCCAGGGGCGCCGGTGGCCGTAGCGTTCCGGGTATGACCTTGAACCAGGCTGGAAGGCCAGCCGCGGCCTCGGCCCCCGTGACGCTGACGGCGCGCGGGCTCACCAAGACGTACGGCACCGGCGACGCCGCCGTGACGGCCGTCGATCACGTCGACCTCGACATCGCCGGGGGCGCACTCACCGCCGTGATGGGACCCTCCGGCTCGGGCAAGACCACGCTGGTGCACCTGCTCGCGGGGCTTGACCGGCCCGATTCGGGCGAGGTGTGGGTGGGCGACGACGAGCTCACCGGGCTCTCCGACAAGAAGCTGGCCCGCGTGCGGGGCCGAGTGGTCGGGTTCGTGTTCCAAGGCTTCAACCTCATCCAGACCATGAGCGGGCGCGACAACATCGCGCTGCCGCTGAGACTGAACGGCCTGCCCCACGACGAATCGTGGATGGCGACGCTGGTGGAGATGCTCGGCATCGACCGCGAGCTCGACCGCAGGCCGTACGAGATGTCGGGTGGTCAGCAGCAGCGGGTAGCCATCGCCCGCGCGCTGATCACCCGGCCACGCGTGGTGCTCGCCGACGAGCCCACCGGCAACCTGGACACGCACGCGAGCGCCGAGATCCTCTCGCACCTGCGGGCGTCCTGCCGCGAGCTCGGGCAGTCGGTCGTGATGGTCACTCACGACCCCGCCGCCGCGTCCTATGCGAGCCAGGTGCTGCTGTTCGCCGACGGTCGCGTGGAAGGCCACATCACGGACCCCACCCCCGAATCGGTCATGGCCGGTCTCGATGCACTGGCAGGAGTAGAGCGATGAGATGGGTTCCGGTGTGGATCGTGGGGGCGGCCGCCGCTCTCGCCGCCTGGGCGAGCGGACCGCTGTTCTATGACTACGGCGATCACGCCGATCCGGGACTGGGCATCGACGTCAGGCTCGCGTGGGTCATGGTGCTGTTCTACGCGCCGTTCCTCATCGCCGTCGTCGGCGGCACGGTGCTCGCGTTCAGGTCGCTGTGGCTATCAACCCGGCGGGCCGAGCTCGCCGCCCACCTCGCGCTCGGACGGCCTCGCCGGTCGCTCGTGCTCGAGCACGTCCGCGCTGGCTTGCGGGACGGGTTCCTTGCGGGCGTCGGCGGCGTGGTGCTCGGCGGAGCGCTGCGCCAGATCATGACGGGGTTCGTCGGAGTCGAGTTCGTGTCCAACACTCTCTGGGATTTTACCGCCTTCGCGGTGCTCGCGATGGTGTGTTTTGTCTTCGCGTACTGGATCGCGGCGCTGTGGGCCACGCGCGGCTCGGTGCGTGAGATCGCTTCAGGACAGGCCGCCGATGCGCCCGCCGAGGTGGGCGCTCGCCACTCCGGCCGACGGGTACGACAGTTCTTGGTGATCTCGTCCCTCGCCCTTGGTACGGCCGCAGTGGCCCTGGTGATCTGGGCTCCCGACGTGCTCGCGGCGAGCGACTCCGATGGCGAAGTCGCGGTCCTGATCGCCCTCCTCGCCGGGATGGTCATGGCTGTCGGGTTCGGCCTCGCCTTTCCTGGGTTGCTGGTGTACGCAGGCGCGAAGGTGACGGTCCGCGCGACTCAAGCTCTTGGCCGAGCTCTCGCGACCCCGTCCGCTCCGGGCTCGGCCCGCTCGCTGGCCTCCGACGCCCTCGCGCGCCGGACCCCCATGCGTACTGGTGCGGCGGCGACTGTGATCGCGGTCATGGGCGTTGCGGTGAGCGTGTCCGCCATGTACTTCGGACTCGAGGAGCGCAACAACACCGCCGCCGACCTTCGACCGCGCACCACAGTGAGCACGGTAGAAATCGTCGAGACGGAGCCACCGCAGTCCGCCACGTCCGGGTGGGCCGAGCCGCTGCCCGCTCAGCTGCTCGCCGACCTGCACGCCGACCCGGCGCTGATCGTGATCGAGGCTGCGGTGCTGACCACAGAGGTTCGCGAGCACGAGTCCTGGGCGGACGATGGGCTGCCGTTCATGGATGCCTCGCGGGACCTGCTGATCGCCGTCGATCCCGCAGCGCTGGATGCCGTGGTGCAGGACGCAGGGAAGGCGCTGTACCTCACCGACGGGACGGTGTGGCACAGCGGTGCGCTGGGCTCCATCCCGTCCTATGGGCCAGGTGGGCTGCACATCGAGGTGAACGGCGTGCGGGGGGACGCCGAAGCAGTCAATGGCCCCTCCCCCTGGACCGGTATCTCGCGCCCGTGGGCCGAGAGCCTGTGGGGCACCGCTCCAACGTCCGCCGCGATGCTGTACCCCGCTGGCGGCGTGCCCGTCGATGAGGTGCTCCGGGCCCACGATCTGGACGGACTCCATGTCTCCAGCGCAGACGCATCCTTCGAGTGGGACAGCACCGCGAGCGCCGGCCTCGTCGCCGCAGTCACGGCTCCGTTCCTGGCGGTCGCCGTCGCCATCGTCGTCGCACTCGCCTGGTCAGGGCAGCGCCTGCGCGCTCGCGATCAGGCAACGCTGCTGGCGCTCGGCGCCACCCCCTCCGCACTGCGCAGGGCAGCGGCTCTCGAGTCGTTCCTGGTCACTTCGGTCGCGGGCGCCGTCGGCTGCCTCGGCGGAGTTCTCCTCGGGCCGCTCCTAGCTGCGGTCGCGTTCTCCTCGCCCATCGGGGCGGCCGGTCCTGGCCTCGTGCTGTGGAACATGGGCCACACGCTCACGATCATGCCGTGGGGCGTGCTCCTCGGGCTGGTGCTCGGCGCGGCACTGATCGCTGCCGCTGGTGCGGCCCTCATTCGCGTGCGGCTCGATCGCCTCAGCCCCGCCCAACAACTCACCGAAGCTCAGAAGGCAGGAACGTCATGATCGCCACTCGCATGCTGGGGACCGCGACGGGAGCAGCCCGATGAGGGCGGTCGCCGCGGCCCTCTCGGGGGCCTATGCGCTCCTCATCATGACAGTCCTGCTGCCGTGGGATCAGGTGGAGTGCGCCACCGCCGCGTGCGTGCCGAGCGACGCCGATGCACCGCTGTTCACCCTTGGCTTCACCACGATCGCCCTGGTGATCCCCACGCTCGTCCTCATGATCATCCTGCGCGCGGTGCTGGGACTGCGCGCCACTCGTGACCCGGAGGCGGGGGCGGTGCTGGCGGCACTCGGGCAGACGCGCGGCACCGCAGTCAGGACCGCCGCGCTTCAGGGTCTCCGCGACGGGTTCATCGCCGCCGGGATCGCATACGTGCTCGCAGGAGCGGTGCACGTCGCCATGGTCGCCAGCGTGGGATTGAACCCCCTCACGGCAGGGGCAGGCCTATGGCTCGAGCGCGCCGTGCTCGCCGCGGTCGCGGTCGTCGCCCTGGTCCTGTCCCACATGCTCACGGCCGCCCAGCGGCCGCGGACGCCCGTGGACGCCCTCACTGCGGACATGCAGGACGATCCCGCGCCGCGACCGTCCCTCAAGGTGCGCGCCATGCTGAGCGGGGGCGTGCTTGCAGCCTCGGGCGGCGTCATCGCCGGGCTTGCGATGTTCATGCGGGACATTCCCCGGTGGGAAGGCGGGTTTGTCGCGATGAACGCCGCCGGGATCGCGATGATCACGGGCTGGGCCGGAGCGCTCGCCCTCGGCCTGTGGGCCGCGGTGCCGTGGCTGCGCCTGCGGCGTGGCGCGGCGATTGCGCTGGCGGCCGCCGCCGTAGGCCGTGACAGTCGCGTCGGCGCGGTGCTCGACAGCTACGCCGGCGACCGATCCCGCGCATCTGCGCGCATCGTGACCGTGCTCGCGGGGCTGGGCTTCCTCTTCGCCGCCCTGCCGTCAGCGGAGACCGGCGTCCCCCTCGAGGGCCGCCAGACGGCAGCCATCGTGCTCGACGGAGACGTCGACGCCTCCGCCCTCGAGGAGTCCTACCGTGCCATCCCGGGCGTCGAGAGCGTGATCGTCGCCGACGCTGCGACCCTGCCGGACGCGACTTTCCACAGCTTCGTCTTCGCGGTCTCTCCCGACAGCCTGCGTGGTCATCACGACGCGCTGGCAGACGCGCTGGAGCGACACCCGCGGCACGTCGCCGCGTCGCTGACCAACGGTGAGGTGCCCACCGAGCTGCTGGGCAATCCCCGCTTCGAGGTCGACGGAGTCCTGCCGATCTCCGAGTGCTGCGACGCCTTCGTCAACGCCGACCACATCGACCTCGGCTCGCCGGGATCGGGATTCCTCATCTACGCCACCCCCGGCGCAGACCTCGAAGCCATGAACGAGGCGATCGACCGGGTCGCCTCGGACGCTCCAGGCGTGACGAGCATCGGCACGTCCTACCTGGGATGGGAGTCCTCGACGTCGCCGTGGTCGGTCGTGGTCGACATCGCCGTCGCGGGGCTCGTGCTCGTGCTGCCCTTGACGCTGCTCGCGGTGCGCGCGGTGAAGCGACGTCGGCAGGACGATGCGACGCTTGCGGCACTGGGAGCGACGGCTCGGACCATGCGCACCGCCACTGCTCTCGAGACGGCAGCGGTGAGCGCCTATGCCCTCGCCGGCGGCATGGTGGTGGGAGCGGTCACCCGCGTGCTCATGACGGAGCTCCAACAGGGCCGGCTCTCGCTTCAGTCGGTGGCCGTGGACTCGCCCCTGACGGCCGGTCTGGACGCCGTGGGCTGGGCCGCGAT
It encodes the following:
- a CDS encoding response regulator; this encodes MTIRVALVDDQQLIRAGFRMVVDSQPDLEVVAQAGDGETAVATLTSLDPPADVVLMDIRMPGMDGIEACRAIADALCTRVIILTTFDVDEYVVAAIKAGASGFLLKDAPPEDLLAAIRTVHAGDAVIAPSSTRRLLATIASAVPTPGDAAALPELTDREREVLVLMARGRSNGEICAELFLAEPTVKTHVGRVLAKLGARDRVQAVVMAYEAGLVHPHS
- a CDS encoding ABC transporter ATP-binding protein, with amino-acid sequence MTLNQAGRPAAASAPVTLTARGLTKTYGTGDAAVTAVDHVDLDIAGGALTAVMGPSGSGKTTLVHLLAGLDRPDSGEVWVGDDELTGLSDKKLARVRGRVVGFVFQGFNLIQTMSGRDNIALPLRLNGLPHDESWMATLVEMLGIDRELDRRPYEMSGGQQQRVAIARALITRPRVVLADEPTGNLDTHASAEILSHLRASCRELGQSVVMVTHDPAAASYASQVLLFADGRVEGHITDPTPESVMAGLDALAGVER
- a CDS encoding FtsX-like permease family protein — translated: MRWVPVWIVGAAAALAAWASGPLFYDYGDHADPGLGIDVRLAWVMVLFYAPFLIAVVGGTVLAFRSLWLSTRRAELAAHLALGRPRRSLVLEHVRAGLRDGFLAGVGGVVLGGALRQIMTGFVGVEFVSNTLWDFTAFAVLAMVCFVFAYWIAALWATRGSVREIASGQAADAPAEVGARHSGRRVRQFLVISSLALGTAAVALVIWAPDVLAASDSDGEVAVLIALLAGMVMAVGFGLAFPGLLVYAGAKVTVRATQALGRALATPSAPGSARSLASDALARRTPMRTGAAATVIAVMGVAVSVSAMYFGLEERNNTAADLRPRTTVSTVEIVETEPPQSATSGWAEPLPAQLLADLHADPALIVIEAAVLTTEVREHESWADDGLPFMDASRDLLIAVDPAALDAVVQDAGKALYLTDGTVWHSGALGSIPSYGPGGLHIEVNGVRGDAEAVNGPSPWTGISRPWAESLWGTAPTSAAMLYPAGGVPVDEVLRAHDLDGLHVSSADASFEWDSTASAGLVAAVTAPFLAVAVAIVVALAWSGQRLRARDQATLLALGATPSALRRAAALESFLVTSVAGAVGCLGGVLLGPLLAAVAFSSPIGAAGPGLVLWNMGHTLTIMPWGVLLGLVLGAALIAAAGAALIRVRLDRLSPAQQLTEAQKAGTS
- a CDS encoding FtsX-like permease family protein, whose amino-acid sequence is MRAVAAALSGAYALLIMTVLLPWDQVECATAACVPSDADAPLFTLGFTTIALVIPTLVLMIILRAVLGLRATRDPEAGAVLAALGQTRGTAVRTAALQGLRDGFIAAGIAYVLAGAVHVAMVASVGLNPLTAGAGLWLERAVLAAVAVVALVLSHMLTAAQRPRTPVDALTADMQDDPAPRPSLKVRAMLSGGVLAASGGVIAGLAMFMRDIPRWEGGFVAMNAAGIAMITGWAGALALGLWAAVPWLRLRRGAAIALAAAAVGRDSRVGAVLDSYAGDRSRASARIVTVLAGLGFLFAALPSAETGVPLEGRQTAAIVLDGDVDASALEESYRAIPGVESVIVADAATLPDATFHSFVFAVSPDSLRGHHDALADALERHPRHVAASLTNGEVPTELLGNPRFEVDGVLPISECCDAFVNADHIDLGSPGSGFLIYATPGADLEAMNEAIDRVASDAPGVTSIGTSYLGWESSTSPWSVVVDIAVAGLVLVLPLTLLAVRAVKRRRQDDATLAALGATARTMRTATALETAAVSAYALAGGMVVGAVTRVLMTELQQGRLSLQSVAVDSPLTAGLDAVGWAAMGTVGLTGVAIMTITAFITAWATARPGGRGRTPVDQLRTKATEGVR